From Nocardia sp. XZ_19_385, the proteins below share one genomic window:
- a CDS encoding acetyl-CoA C-acetyltransferase, with protein sequence MSAPTRRPYAPALDAYVIDAVRTPVGKKNGALAAVHPADLGAAVLKGLLDRSTIDPGQVDDVIVGCVDNIGPQAGNIGRTAWLTAGFPEEVPGVTVDRQCGSSQQAINFGAQAIMSGTAEVIVAGGVQNMSAIPISAAMLAGKEYGFDSPFVGAQGWDHRYGTGEVSQFNGAQMIADKWGISRLEMEQWALRSHDRARDAIKNGRFDNEIVPVGDFSIDQCPRETSLEKMAGLKVLAEGGSLTAAVASQISDGASATLLASEWAVQEYGLKPRARIHHVSARGADPIMMLTGPIPATKWALEKTGLSIDDIDVAEINEAFAPVVLAWIKETGIDPEKVNVNGGAIALGHPLGATGAKLFATLLNELERVNGRYGLLTICEGGGTANVTIIERL encoded by the coding sequence ATGTCTGCACCCACCCGCCGCCCGTACGCCCCGGCCCTGGACGCCTACGTCATCGACGCTGTGCGCACGCCGGTCGGCAAGAAGAACGGCGCGCTGGCCGCTGTGCACCCGGCCGATCTCGGCGCGGCCGTGCTGAAGGGCCTGCTGGACCGCAGCACGATCGACCCGGGCCAGGTCGACGACGTGATCGTCGGCTGCGTCGACAACATCGGCCCGCAGGCCGGCAACATCGGCCGCACCGCCTGGCTGACCGCGGGCTTCCCCGAGGAAGTGCCGGGCGTCACGGTGGACCGGCAGTGCGGATCCTCCCAGCAGGCCATCAATTTCGGCGCGCAGGCCATCATGAGCGGCACCGCCGAAGTGATCGTCGCGGGTGGTGTGCAGAACATGAGTGCCATCCCGATCTCCGCCGCCATGCTCGCGGGCAAGGAGTACGGGTTCGATTCCCCGTTCGTCGGCGCGCAGGGCTGGGACCACCGCTACGGCACCGGCGAGGTGTCCCAGTTCAACGGCGCGCAGATGATCGCCGACAAGTGGGGCATCAGCCGGCTGGAGATGGAGCAGTGGGCGCTGCGCAGCCACGACCGGGCCCGCGACGCCATCAAGAACGGCCGTTTCGACAACGAGATCGTCCCGGTCGGCGACTTCAGCATCGACCAGTGCCCACGTGAAACAAGCCTGGAGAAGATGGCCGGGCTGAAGGTGCTGGCCGAGGGCGGCTCGCTGACCGCCGCCGTCGCCAGCCAGATCTCCGACGGCGCGAGCGCCACCCTGCTCGCCTCCGAATGGGCGGTGCAGGAGTACGGCCTGAAGCCGCGCGCTCGCATCCACCACGTCAGCGCCCGCGGCGCCGACCCGATCATGATGCTCACCGGACCCATCCCGGCCACCAAGTGGGCGCTGGAGAAGACCGGTCTGTCCATCGACGACATCGATGTCGCCGAGATCAACGAGGCCTTCGCCCCGGTGGTGCTGGCCTGGATCAAGGAAACCGGCATCGACCCGGAGAAGGTGAACGTCAACGGCGGCGCCATCGCCCTCGGCCATCCGCTGGGCGCCACCGGCGCGAAGCTTTTCGCGACGCTGCTGAACGAGTTGGAGCGGGTGAACGGCCGCTACGGCCTGCTCACCATCTGCGAGGGTGGCGGCACCGCCAACGTCACCATTATCGAGCGTCTTTGA
- a CDS encoding Txe/YoeB family addiction module toxin, protein MTRKVIFMSTGWADYKSWLADDRRMVGKINRLIDDIVRNGNAEGIGKPEPLRANLSGFWSRRIDQEHRLVYVATDDDVSIIACRGHYE, encoded by the coding sequence ATGACCCGCAAAGTGATCTTCATGAGCACCGGATGGGCTGACTACAAGTCGTGGCTTGCCGATGACCGTCGAATGGTAGGGAAAATCAACCGCCTGATCGACGACATCGTGCGCAACGGCAACGCCGAGGGTATCGGTAAGCCTGAACCGCTGCGCGCGAATCTATCCGGATTCTGGTCGCGGAGAATCGACCAGGAGCACCGGCTGGTGTACGTGGCTACCGACGACGATGTCTCGATCATCGCCTGTCGCGGCCACTACGAATGA
- a CDS encoding SDR family oxidoreductase — protein MTTTKQIALITGANRGIGYETARLLGERGFTVLVGARSAARGAEAADKLRAAGIDARVLEIDATDTDSSTRAAAWIAAEFGRLDVLVNNAGISGGSFDKPSETNLDSLREVFETNVFGIVAVTNAMLPLLRNAPAARIVQVSSEVGSIGFLMDQQSPMWSAAAISYPASKAALNMVTAMYAKELWDTPIKVNAANPGYCATDFNGNSGFRTAEQGAQVSVELATLPADGPTGQLWGYRWGAEDDTVFGTLPW, from the coding sequence ATGACAACAACGAAGCAGATCGCCCTGATTACCGGTGCCAACAGGGGCATCGGCTACGAGACCGCCCGCCTGCTCGGCGAGCGCGGATTCACCGTCCTGGTGGGGGCCCGCTCGGCGGCACGCGGCGCCGAGGCCGCGGATAAATTGCGCGCCGCGGGGATCGATGCGCGGGTGCTCGAAATCGACGCCACCGACACCGATTCCAGCACCCGGGCCGCCGCCTGGATCGCGGCGGAATTCGGCCGCTTGGACGTCCTGGTGAACAACGCCGGTATCTCGGGCGGCAGTTTCGACAAGCCGTCGGAAACCAACCTGGACAGCCTGCGGGAGGTCTTCGAAACCAACGTCTTCGGCATCGTCGCGGTGACCAACGCCATGCTGCCGCTGCTGCGCAACGCCCCGGCTGCCCGCATCGTCCAGGTGTCCAGTGAGGTCGGTTCTATCGGGTTCCTGATGGACCAGCAGAGCCCGATGTGGTCTGCCGCCGCCATCTCCTACCCCGCCTCCAAGGCCGCGCTCAACATGGTCACCGCCATGTACGCCAAGGAACTCTGGGACACCCCGATCAAAGTCAACGCCGCCAACCCCGGCTACTGCGCCACCGACTTCAACGGCAACAGCGGCTTCCGCACCGCCGAACAGGGCGCTCAGGTCAGCGTCGAGCTGGCCACCTTGCCCGCCGACGGACCGACCGGCCAGCTCTGGGGCTACCGGTGGGGCGCGGAGGACGACACGGTGTTCGGCACCCTGCCCTGGTAA
- a CDS encoding type II toxin-antitoxin system Phd/YefM family antitoxin: MHQSAARENFTAILDAATEDHDEVIITRSGGKSSAVVISLAEYNSMKETAHLLGNPANAAWLAKGIAQYRAGEGEVRELVDVETEDTDE, translated from the coding sequence ATGCACCAGAGCGCCGCGCGGGAGAATTTCACGGCGATACTCGATGCCGCGACCGAAGACCACGACGAAGTGATCATCACTCGGTCCGGTGGCAAGAGTTCCGCTGTCGTGATCTCGCTGGCCGAATACAACTCGATGAAGGAAACCGCCCATCTGCTCGGCAATCCCGCAAACGCCGCGTGGCTGGCCAAGGGCATTGCGCAGTACCGGGCAGGTGAAGGCGAGGTGCGGGAACTGGTCGATGTCGAGACCGAGGACACCGACGAATGA
- a CDS encoding helix-turn-helix transcriptional regulator → MTDRTELAKFLRAHRAKLHPADVGLPETGQRRTPGLRRQEVAQLAGISVDYYIRMEQARGAKPSRQVLAAVGRALLLSTDEREYLFRIAGENPPAVVGPNRTVAQPVRVLLDNMAVPAYVVDACYDILAWNRMAVPFIGDLARVPEADRNMVRWMFRLPDDAEPWSEPASVNFARSTVADLRAVYARHPGNPALAALVTELLGTSRRFAQMWADQCVEVRRGHHKRIRHPELGELAFDCQVLTISDSDQRMIVYCPEPGSPTAAVFTHIAASVAAPHGPSICPNATPGALSTADATFGVDIT, encoded by the coding sequence GTGACCGATCGAACCGAGCTCGCGAAGTTCTTGCGTGCCCATCGCGCCAAGCTGCACCCGGCCGACGTAGGCCTGCCCGAAACCGGTCAGCGCCGCACACCCGGACTGCGCCGCCAGGAAGTGGCGCAGTTGGCGGGTATTTCGGTGGATTACTACATCCGGATGGAGCAGGCGCGCGGCGCGAAGCCCTCGCGGCAGGTACTGGCCGCGGTCGGGCGGGCGCTGCTGCTCAGTACCGACGAACGCGAGTATCTGTTCCGGATCGCCGGCGAGAATCCGCCGGCCGTGGTCGGGCCGAATCGCACTGTCGCGCAACCGGTCCGGGTGCTGCTCGACAATATGGCAGTGCCCGCCTACGTGGTGGACGCCTGCTACGACATCCTGGCGTGGAATCGGATGGCCGTCCCGTTCATCGGCGATCTCGCGCGGGTTCCCGAAGCCGACCGGAACATGGTGCGCTGGATGTTCCGGCTGCCCGACGACGCCGAACCGTGGTCGGAACCGGCGTCGGTGAACTTCGCCCGCTCCACCGTCGCCGACCTGCGCGCGGTCTACGCCCGCCACCCGGGCAATCCGGCCCTCGCCGCGCTGGTCACCGAATTGCTCGGTACCTCGCGACGTTTCGCGCAGATGTGGGCGGATCAATGCGTCGAGGTGCGGCGCGGGCACCACAAACGGATCCGGCATCCCGAGCTCGGCGAACTCGCCTTCGACTGCCAGGTACTGACCATCTCCGACAGCGATCAGCGCATGATCGTCTACTGCCCGGAGCCCGGCTCCCCCACCGCCGCCGTCTTCACGCACATCGCCGCCTCGGTCGCGGCGCCGCACGGCCCGTCGATCTGCCCGAACGCCACACCGGGCGCGTTGTCCACCGCCGACGCGACGTTCGGGGTCGACATCACCTAG